A section of the Pedobacter sp. HDW13 genome encodes:
- a CDS encoding SusD/RagB family nutrient-binding outer membrane lipoprotein, which produces MKTIIKLYIPLILSGLALITGCTKDFEKINTDPVSVGQEQYNPNYLLSTAQLNYTGSIDFAYETWRGNLIYASTMMQGMSSVIGYWAGDKYMLNEGYTAAYWEKAYPDQVKYAADLVEFTKGKTQYNNVYQMGRIWKALIFERLTDLYGDVPYFDAGKGYYTGNLYPKYDAQQAIYADLLKEVDEAGNALSVGGDAVTGDLVFAGDIAKWKRFAASLMLRMAMRLTKADATLAQTYINKAVGKTMTGDADNAFFKHDVNGSRVTQNRNAQVLLGDGGQENFYTRWSSTFINYLKTNNDPRLSKVAVTKLYLTDGTKDQNPAYITTASVQKGMPNGKDLSGIAGRDVRQDPSYTDFTDYSSPNPGMLKRNGNTFILTYAETELLWAEAAQRYGIGGSAATHYNAGVTSAMTYLSQYDAAMAVSATDAAAYLTAHPYVPTNGLDMIATQYWAHTITMLDFYETWSNWRRTGIPALVPVVYPNTNTGGSIPRRFPYPLFEGVSNATNYKAASAAVPGGDKLVGKVWWDK; this is translated from the coding sequence ATGAAAACGATCATAAAATTATACATACCACTTATTTTATCTGGATTAGCATTGATAACTGGTTGTACAAAAGACTTCGAAAAAATTAATACAGACCCGGTTTCGGTTGGGCAAGAACAATATAATCCTAATTATTTATTATCAACAGCGCAGTTAAACTATACCGGAAGCATCGATTTTGCCTACGAAACCTGGCGGGGGAATTTAATTTATGCCTCTACAATGATGCAGGGAATGTCGTCGGTAATTGGGTATTGGGCAGGAGATAAATACATGTTAAACGAAGGTTATACAGCCGCTTACTGGGAAAAAGCCTATCCCGATCAGGTAAAATACGCTGCCGATCTGGTAGAATTTACCAAAGGTAAAACCCAATACAACAATGTTTACCAAATGGGCAGAATCTGGAAAGCCTTAATTTTTGAACGCTTAACCGATTTATATGGCGATGTGCCTTATTTTGATGCAGGTAAAGGTTATTATACCGGAAACTTGTACCCTAAATATGATGCACAACAAGCCATTTATGCCGATTTGTTGAAAGAGGTTGATGAGGCAGGGAATGCTTTAAGCGTAGGTGGAGATGCAGTAACTGGCGATTTGGTATTTGCCGGGGATATTGCAAAATGGAAACGATTTGCTGCCAGTTTAATGTTGCGTATGGCCATGCGTTTAACCAAAGCAGATGCGACTTTAGCACAAACTTATATTAACAAGGCGGTGGGTAAAACCATGACAGGCGATGCAGATAATGCTTTTTTCAAGCATGATGTTAACGGTAGCCGTGTTACCCAAAACAGAAATGCCCAGGTTTTATTGGGTGATGGCGGTCAGGAGAATTTTTATACCAGATGGAGCAGTACATTTATCAACTACTTAAAAACCAATAACGACCCGCGTTTAAGTAAAGTAGCAGTAACCAAATTGTATTTAACTGATGGGACTAAAGACCAGAACCCAGCTTATATTACCACAGCTTCGGTACAAAAGGGAATGCCAAACGGTAAAGATTTAAGTGGTATTGCTGGTAGAGATGTCCGTCAGGATCCATCTTATACCGATTTTACAGATTATTCTTCACCAAACCCAGGTATGCTAAAACGAAATGGCAATACCTTTATCCTTACCTATGCAGAAACTGAGCTACTTTGGGCCGAAGCTGCCCAACGTTATGGTATTGGAGGTTCGGCCGCTACACATTATAATGCAGGTGTAACATCTGCTATGACTTATCTTTCGCAGTACGATGCTGCAATGGCTGTTAGTGCAACCGATGCTGCTGCTTATTTAACTGCACATCCTTATGTACCAACAAATGGTTTAGATATGATTGCTACGCAATACTGGGCACATACCATCACCATGCTCGATTTTTACGAAACCTGGTCTAACTGGAGAAGAACTGGAATTCCAGCTTTAGTTCCTGTGGTATATCCTAATACCAACACCGGTGGCTCAATTCCCCGTCGTTTTCCTTACCCGCTTTTTGAAGGTGTATCTAATGCCACGAACTACAAGGCTGCATCAGCCGCTGTTCCGGGTGGAGATAAACTCGTAGGTAAAGTATGGTGGGATAAATAA
- a CDS encoding RagB/SusD family nutrient uptake outer membrane protein — translation MQGPYVNGGLNAVYYREGGAHTWTNWYKVINVCNLVIDKVPTIADASFAGGAKGKNYIIGEAYFLRGLCYFYLARVWGEVPLQNDAIYTAEQIKLLAQSPEEKITDQVISDATKASALMTFEGTTQYQRARANKGAALGLLAHVTAWRHDYAKTLVYTDSIINRVDTYGLETGENIRMPFKNTNSKENIFVIPSSNAKKEAYFYGGIGFQTLMEPYTNSFGKPLYYVNPDFLFNIYPNTADIRLEKFYGYSSSADIDLLIKYSDVGYKTPTEPYIESNLIIYRLADMYLLKAEALNALNRDPESKTALNVVRTRANTGASSAVGNLLKIDIMNERVRELAGEGQNFFDGVRMNRSPIWMTDARKTLKGWRWPIANSILQNNNLINQTEFWKGKY, via the coding sequence ATGCAGGGTCCTTATGTAAATGGAGGTTTAAATGCCGTTTATTATCGTGAAGGTGGTGCACATACATGGACCAACTGGTACAAAGTAATTAATGTTTGTAACCTTGTTATAGATAAGGTGCCAACTATAGCCGATGCTTCTTTTGCAGGTGGTGCTAAAGGGAAGAACTATATTATTGGCGAGGCGTATTTCTTGCGTGGCCTGTGCTATTTCTACCTGGCGAGGGTTTGGGGCGAAGTACCATTACAAAATGACGCGATTTATACTGCAGAACAAATTAAGTTATTGGCACAGTCGCCGGAAGAAAAGATTACCGATCAGGTAATCAGTGATGCTACAAAGGCATCGGCATTAATGACTTTTGAAGGCACCACGCAATATCAACGGGCAAGGGCTAATAAAGGCGCAGCTTTAGGACTGCTGGCGCACGTTACCGCTTGGCGACACGATTATGCTAAGACCCTGGTTTATACCGATTCTATTATTAACAGGGTAGATACCTACGGATTGGAAACTGGCGAGAATATCAGAATGCCATTTAAGAATACCAATTCAAAAGAGAATATTTTTGTAATCCCTTCTTCAAATGCAAAAAAGGAAGCTTATTTCTATGGAGGTATTGGTTTTCAAACCTTAATGGAGCCTTACACAAATAGTTTCGGTAAGCCTTTGTATTATGTTAATCCTGACTTTCTTTTCAATATCTATCCAAACACTGCAGATATCCGGTTAGAAAAATTTTATGGCTACAGTAGCAGCGCTGATATCGATCTCTTGATAAAATACAGTGATGTGGGTTACAAAACGCCAACCGAGCCTTACATCGAGAGTAATCTGATTATTTACCGCTTAGCAGATATGTACTTATTAAAGGCAGAAGCACTGAATGCGCTGAACAGGGATCCTGAATCGAAAACAGCTTTGAATGTGGTAAGAACAAGAGCAAATACTGGGGCGAGCAGTGCTGTGGGTAACCTCTTAAAAATTGACATTATGAACGAGCGTGTACGCGAACTTGCAGGCGAAGGGCAGAATTTCTTCGACGGAGTAAGGATGAACCGTAGCCCAATCTGGATGACTGATGCCCGTAAAACACTTAAAGGCTGGAGATGGCCAATTGCCAACAGTATTCTGCAAAACAACAACCTCATTAACCAAACCGAATTTTGGAAAGGTAAATATTAA
- a CDS encoding fasciclin domain-containing protein — protein sequence MKRYIFIIFAAVAIFFGCKKGNGIIDGGLSNPKVNFNTYDFLKSHPKKVFDTTLMVIDKAGLKDIINGDVTFFVPNNYSINNFLNIKRDEARQIDENKKYTLDSLFKYFTPAMLRDSLGIYVFKGKISYGQLTEAGEIYHSVVAPAENFLISYTKTTGYLVDGIITTDARLVYFVKVLGDRDIMVNGKMEDPTGDPALLDRSTVCQTSGIQTTNGIVHVLSNSHPWTFKVKDF from the coding sequence ATGAAAAGATACATATTTATAATTTTTGCAGCTGTAGCGATTTTTTTCGGCTGTAAAAAAGGCAACGGCATTATCGATGGAGGGCTAAGCAATCCAAAGGTGAATTTTAATACTTACGATTTTTTAAAGTCGCATCCTAAAAAGGTTTTCGATACGACTTTAATGGTGATTGATAAAGCGGGTTTAAAAGATATCATTAACGGAGATGTGACCTTCTTTGTACCCAACAATTATTCGATTAATAACTTTCTGAACATTAAGCGTGATGAAGCCCGTCAAATCGATGAGAACAAAAAGTATACTTTAGATTCTCTTTTTAAATATTTTACACCTGCCATGCTTCGCGATTCGCTGGGGATTTACGTTTTTAAAGGTAAAATCTCCTACGGACAACTTACCGAAGCCGGAGAAATTTACCACTCGGTGGTGGCTCCTGCTGAAAATTTCCTGATCTCCTATACAAAAACAACAGGTTACCTTGTGGATGGGATTATAACCACTGACGCCAGGTTGGTCTATTTTGTAAAAGTACTGGGAGACAGAGATATTATGGTAAATGGTAAAATGGAAGATCCAACCGGAGATCCTGCGTTGTTAGATAGAAGTACTGTTTGTCAAACTTCAGGTATTCAAACCACAAACGGTATTGTTCATGTACTGAGCAATTCGCATCCATGGACATTTAAAGTAAAAGATTTTTAA
- a CDS encoding SusC/RagA family TonB-linked outer membrane protein — protein MTKFYIRKIGLLAVFLLVVTSVSAQLKITGVVKGSDDGLSLPGVSVKVKNATTAVSTDGNGRYSLTASKEATLIFSYVGYKLKEVQVNGRSEINVNLNPDQQSLTDVVVVGYQQIKRKNSTAALATVTSKDIENLPAASVDILLQGKLPGVNVQNFTGQPGVSTSLMVRGNTRIMSAGEFDGDRAFSNPLYVIDGLPISEDEVESFTQTGTNFLTSLNPNDVESIDVLKDASAAAIYGSRGANGVILIKTKRGVAGVPKVSFNTYYGIVKQPDFLQTVIGAEERRRKLDLIYNYANPTQLRDRVPIMLTDSLNPSFNNNNNWQDLFYQNGTVSNQDLAVSGGSEKFNYRVGVGHYNEKGIIKATGYERYSINANLGANFSEKFQMQTSLRLSRGIRLAGRVRPEEQGYRNAFKINPVSMPSSLFYLSDQDRADIDAPYNAVRNNNSDNNVSIVTKLTYNIVKNLSVNTEAAINYSSSKRDFFSPARSEYNGRAYAYSGYSEGLKYLVTNTLLYHFSINETHNLNFLAGQAFESRDNKSLNVAGEGIPNDNIKVVSGVAQGDLSGGSDHSTYAKLSFFGSAHYDYKEKYLFDSYLRADASSRFGRDNRWAVFPSFSAAWVATEENFMKNISWIDMAKVRFSWGLSGDEASIGDNDRYNSFALGGAGYNGSNAGTYDGVPVIYPNFNKLTNNNLTWEESAQTNIGLDLDLFKHRLSITADAYVRNTTGQMLKVLVPETSGYSTSLSNAAGVRNSGLEFQISGRVFKPESAFQWSPSINISFNKNIVTALPNGNRDLYSNGTIYVVGKPLNMFQMYITDGVINSINDLLVNPYTGQVGSTKWGTLILGMPKWRDISGDYKISDNNGENDITFYGDPNPKATGGINNAFRYKNFSLSVFTTFTLGRTIVNSTLAQRLSNGLFYGDPEDLARASIGDYEQYNYWRKPGDNATFPALNPFAGLYVFRSNQSFYVEPGWYVRIKNVNLSYDFTPKNYPWMKKLSINRLKLYTMVDNLVMFQKFSGIDAEAVNAQGYDFGDGYPIPKKYTFGLQVEF, from the coding sequence ATGACCAAATTTTACATCCGAAAAATCGGCCTTCTTGCCGTTTTTCTGCTGGTTGTTACGTCCGTATCAGCCCAGTTAAAAATTACCGGAGTTGTCAAGGGCTCTGACGATGGCCTGTCGTTACCCGGCGTATCGGTAAAGGTAAAAAATGCCACAACAGCAGTAAGTACCGATGGAAACGGCCGGTATAGCTTAACTGCCTCAAAAGAGGCCACTTTAATTTTCAGTTATGTAGGCTACAAATTAAAAGAAGTACAGGTAAATGGGCGTAGCGAAATTAACGTTAACCTTAATCCCGATCAACAATCATTAACAGATGTGGTTGTGGTGGGTTATCAGCAAATAAAGCGAAAAAACTCTACCGCTGCACTTGCCACAGTAACCAGTAAAGATATCGAGAATCTTCCGGCTGCTAGTGTTGACATACTTTTACAGGGTAAATTACCTGGGGTGAACGTACAAAACTTTACCGGTCAGCCAGGGGTAAGTACCTCTTTAATGGTGCGTGGTAATACCCGGATCATGTCGGCAGGAGAATTTGATGGCGACAGGGCCTTCAGTAACCCGCTGTATGTTATAGATGGTTTACCGATATCAGAAGATGAGGTCGAATCATTCACCCAAACCGGAACCAATTTTTTAACCTCATTAAACCCTAATGATGTAGAATCTATCGATGTATTGAAAGATGCATCTGCAGCAGCCATTTACGGTTCGAGGGGTGCAAACGGTGTAATTTTGATTAAAACAAAAAGAGGAGTAGCTGGTGTCCCGAAAGTAAGTTTTAATACTTATTACGGAATAGTTAAGCAACCCGATTTTTTACAAACTGTTATTGGTGCTGAAGAAAGAAGAAGAAAACTCGATCTGATTTATAACTACGCAAACCCTACACAGTTAAGAGACCGGGTTCCGATTATGTTAACTGATAGTTTAAATCCTTCATTTAATAATAATAACAACTGGCAGGATTTATTTTACCAGAATGGCACAGTTTCTAATCAGGATTTGGCCGTATCAGGTGGAAGTGAAAAATTCAATTACCGTGTTGGTGTTGGCCACTACAATGAGAAAGGAATTATTAAAGCTACTGGCTACGAACGCTATTCTATTAATGCGAATTTAGGTGCAAACTTCAGTGAAAAATTTCAGATGCAAACTTCACTGCGTTTAAGCAGGGGGATAAGACTGGCAGGCAGGGTTAGGCCAGAAGAGCAGGGCTATCGCAATGCATTTAAAATTAATCCTGTAAGTATGCCCTCTTCATTGTTTTATTTATCCGATCAGGATAGGGCAGATATAGACGCACCTTATAACGCTGTACGGAATAACAACTCTGATAATAATGTGAGTATTGTAACGAAGTTAACCTATAATATTGTTAAAAACCTTTCTGTTAACACCGAGGCAGCCATTAACTATAGTTCGTCTAAACGAGATTTCTTTAGTCCGGCCAGAAGCGAATACAATGGGAGGGCTTATGCTTATTCGGGATATAGCGAAGGCTTAAAGTATTTAGTTACCAATACCTTACTTTATCACTTTAGCATTAACGAAACGCATAACTTAAATTTTCTTGCCGGACAGGCTTTTGAGAGCCGCGATAATAAATCGTTAAATGTAGCGGGTGAAGGGATTCCGAATGATAATATCAAAGTAGTGTCTGGTGTTGCGCAAGGAGATTTATCAGGTGGATCAGATCATTCTACTTATGCCAAGCTTTCGTTCTTTGGCAGTGCACACTATGATTATAAAGAAAAATACCTTTTCGATTCCTACCTCAGGGCCGATGCATCCTCAAGATTTGGACGTGATAACAGATGGGCCGTTTTCCCTTCGTTTTCTGCTGCTTGGGTAGCTACAGAGGAAAATTTCATGAAAAATATTTCATGGATTGATATGGCAAAAGTAAGGTTTAGCTGGGGTTTAAGTGGCGATGAGGCCAGTATTGGTGATAACGATCGTTATAATAGCTTTGCACTTGGTGGTGCAGGTTATAACGGTAGCAACGCCGGCACTTACGATGGTGTTCCGGTAATCTACCCAAACTTTAATAAATTAACCAACAATAATTTAACCTGGGAAGAATCGGCACAAACCAATATTGGTTTAGATTTAGACCTTTTTAAACACCGCTTAAGTATTACGGCCGATGCTTATGTAAGAAATACGACCGGACAAATGCTAAAGGTACTGGTACCCGAAACCTCTGGTTACAGCACCTCGCTAAGCAATGCTGCAGGTGTTAGAAACTCCGGACTTGAATTTCAGATTTCAGGTAGGGTTTTTAAACCGGAGTCTGCTTTTCAATGGAGCCCGTCAATTAATATTTCATTCAATAAAAATATAGTTACCGCGCTTCCAAACGGAAACCGCGATTTGTATAGCAATGGGACCATCTATGTAGTAGGTAAGCCGCTAAACATGTTTCAGATGTACATTACCGATGGCGTAATTAACTCTATAAACGATTTATTGGTAAACCCTTACACTGGGCAGGTAGGTAGCACCAAATGGGGTACATTAATTTTGGGTATGCCAAAATGGAGAGATATCAGTGGAGATTATAAAATTTCTGATAACAATGGTGAAAATGATATTACCTTTTATGGCGATCCAAATCCAAAGGCTACGGGTGGTATTAACAATGCTTTCAGGTATAAAAACTTCTCATTGTCTGTTTTTACCACGTTTACCCTGGGCAGAACCATTGTAAACAGCACTTTGGCACAGCGATTATCTAATGGCTTATTTTATGGTGATCCTGAAGATTTGGCCAGAGCATCAATTGGAGATTATGAGCAATACAATTACTGGCGTAAACCTGGCGATAATGCTACGTTCCCAGCACTCAATCCCTTTGCAGGTTTATATGTATTCAGGTCTAATCAGAGCTTTTACGTAGAACCAGGCTGGTATGTTAGGATTAAAAATGTAAACCTGAGTTACGATTTTACACCAAAAAATTATCCCTGGATGAAAAAGTTAAGCATTAACCGATTAAAACTGTACACTATGGTTGATAACCTGGTGATGTTCCAGAAATTCTCTGGAATTGATGCTGAGGCAGTAAATGCGCAAGGATATGATTTTGGCGATGGTTACCCTATCCCTAAAAAATACACCTTTGGTCTTCAGGTAGAATTTTAA
- a CDS encoding DUF5007 domain-containing protein: MKKIYLFGGILCLIIAAVSLNACRKVKEGFLSDYLRYSSNPLRVNAGSFYLSQGLIPDASTPPFKVTLLNVRNKATGKRADEFFKEYELDVWKLPYDPRTDTTLALINAKRTRVKKTPFEVAPASGQMVFNEGSNNIPPGEYLLDIQVENPNGTKVYNSICTIILAPQVEYEYINAPYSLAVEATSETAIRFAYDADWIDATVGRSTTAWLKIKRIADSPNQVVLKFKDKNGALITPSEYKQRPSGNTYLKTLGTFAYKTTVTDTAVLYDYATSPFPALYWDTQSNGINCYYRINASNIASIDTANAPIWGPPSQLPYGTWSKRPVKLNVRFNTRINRPGKYLYEVILAATKK; encoded by the coding sequence ATGAAAAAGATATATTTATTTGGAGGCATACTTTGCCTTATCATAGCTGCCGTAAGCTTAAATGCCTGCAGAAAAGTAAAAGAAGGCTTTTTAAGTGATTACCTGCGCTATTCTTCAAATCCCTTAAGGGTTAATGCAGGCTCGTTTTATCTGTCGCAAGGATTAATACCAGATGCATCAACACCACCGTTTAAAGTAACCTTGTTAAATGTTCGGAATAAAGCAACGGGAAAACGTGCCGATGAATTTTTTAAAGAGTATGAGTTAGATGTTTGGAAGTTACCTTACGATCCCAGAACTGATACCACACTTGCTTTAATCAATGCGAAAAGAACTCGCGTTAAGAAAACGCCTTTCGAAGTAGCACCTGCCAGCGGGCAAATGGTTTTTAATGAGGGAAGTAACAATATCCCTCCGGGAGAGTATTTGCTGGATATCCAGGTTGAAAATCCAAACGGCACAAAAGTGTACAATAGTATATGTACCATTATATTGGCACCACAGGTAGAGTATGAGTATATTAATGCACCATACTCACTTGCTGTTGAGGCAACCAGCGAAACCGCAATCAGGTTTGCTTACGATGCAGATTGGATTGATGCTACCGTAGGTCGCTCAACTACAGCATGGTTGAAAATTAAGCGTATTGCCGATTCTCCAAATCAGGTTGTACTTAAATTTAAAGATAAAAACGGCGCGCTAATTACTCCGTCAGAGTACAAACAAAGACCAAGTGGTAATACTTACCTTAAAACCCTAGGTACTTTTGCATATAAAACTACTGTTACCGATACAGCTGTGCTTTACGATTATGCTACTAGTCCTTTCCCTGCGCTTTATTGGGATACACAAAGTAACGGTATAAACTGTTATTATCGGATTAATGCCAGCAACATTGCATCTATTGACACAGCAAACGCTCCAATTTGGGGACCGCCATCGCAATTACCTTACGGTACCTGGAGCAAAAGGCCAGTTAAACTGAATGTTAGGTTTAATACACGTATAAACAGACCGGGTAAATATTTGTACGAAGTTATTTTAGCAGCCACCAAAAAATAA
- a CDS encoding SusC/RagA family TonB-linked outer membrane protein, with translation MKLACIMVFITCLNVSASVFSQEKISLDVKKTKLAKVLQIIEQQSSYHFVYSSSYVPVNRDVSITVTNTLVTDVLAAILNRTNLKYSVSDGGLIVISKNKEVPISGTIKDALGGALPGASVRVKGTGIGTSTDINGKFALNAPENAVLVVSYAGFQTKEISIGTKTIIDIVLTEDTKQLTDVVVTALGIKKERRALGYSVTQVGGETLTQARENSVLNSLVGKVAGLDVSSTSGGAGAATSIIIRGVSSLGQSSQPLYVINGIPMESEPVGRFNANSVGNSGGQYDNAPDRGDAIGNLNPDDIESISVLKGAAAAALYGYRAKAGVILITTKSGKGNSIEFNSNYVGEQVMDRTNWQYVYGQGVNGQKPATQLAAASTGGSSWGARLDGSNVIQFDGVSRPYSAQQSNIEDFYKTGNSFTNTLALNKTFTGGVIRVSGSDLHNNSVVPNSGLNRQNFTLSSTFDPVKNLVVDARFNYILEQAKNRPMVSDGAGNANYNAAFLPTSININDLKPWKNDKGNEILYNTGNPYATNPWFAAYEFIHNTKKERLLSSANAKYTFDNGLFLQARAGRDAYNETYLGVTPSGTAYDLDGGYTEQLTNFSDINVDGLIGKSFKIDDFSITPNIGASYRRTKLTQTTNQGGSFQIPGIYTLSNTGGKTVSVTQSDQETQSIYGTLEFTYKDIFYLTGSGRSDWFSTLATPGKDNKLSVFYPAISGSFVFSELWKPSFLSFGKLRAGYAVVGQGALPFKTQLYYNLRSETVNGSPIGNIVNSSIPNASLFASKAKELEIGTEMRFFGDRLNLDLTWYNKKSSDEILDVPTSTTTGYNGATLNIGELQNKGVEALISGVVLKNKDFSWTSSVNGSYNDNKVITLAPGTASQLLATSRSNVGFLQNIAGLPVGQVMAYDFKYDASGNIVKDTNGAPERGELKAYGSAYGKWGAGWNNEFSYKGVNLSFLIDGKWGGKIFSATDYYGYVFGLHQATLENRDALGINAANYYTTYANNVSKQFVQDASFVKFRQVILGYNFPAKMFNNKIKGLNLSFVGRNLFIIMKKTDNIDPESSYNATFPGMELGGVPPVRTYGLNLSVKL, from the coding sequence TTCGGGAACGATAAAAGATGCACTTGGAGGTGCTTTACCCGGTGCCAGTGTGCGGGTAAAAGGTACCGGTATTGGTACCTCTACTGATATAAACGGTAAGTTTGCATTAAATGCTCCCGAAAATGCAGTTCTGGTTGTGTCTTACGCAGGCTTTCAAACCAAAGAAATTTCAATCGGGACTAAAACCATTATTGATATTGTGTTAACAGAAGATACCAAGCAACTAACCGATGTGGTAGTTACTGCTTTAGGTATTAAGAAAGAAAGAAGAGCATTAGGCTATTCGGTTACACAAGTGGGCGGCGAAACCTTAACCCAGGCAAGAGAAAATAGTGTATTAAACTCATTGGTAGGTAAAGTTGCCGGCTTAGATGTTAGTTCAACGTCAGGTGGTGCTGGTGCAGCAACCAGTATTATTATCCGCGGTGTTTCCAGTCTGGGCCAAAGCAGTCAGCCTTTATATGTAATTAATGGTATTCCCATGGAGAGCGAGCCGGTGGGCAGATTCAACGCAAACTCCGTTGGTAACTCTGGCGGGCAATATGATAATGCGCCCGACCGTGGTGATGCCATCGGCAATTTAAATCCCGATGATATTGAAAGTATTTCGGTTTTAAAGGGGGCGGCAGCAGCAGCATTATACGGTTATCGTGCCAAAGCTGGTGTAATTTTAATCACCACAAAAAGTGGTAAGGGAAACAGCATAGAGTTTAACAGCAACTATGTGGGCGAGCAGGTGATGGACAGGACAAACTGGCAGTATGTTTATGGTCAGGGTGTAAATGGACAAAAACCAGCTACTCAACTCGCTGCAGCCTCTACGGGCGGATCGAGTTGGGGTGCGCGATTGGATGGCTCGAATGTGATACAATTTGATGGAGTAAGCAGGCCTTATTCCGCTCAGCAAAGTAATATCGAGGATTTTTATAAAACGGGAAATAGCTTTACCAATACTTTAGCATTAAATAAAACCTTTACCGGCGGGGTAATCCGCGTTTCGGGAAGCGACTTGCACAACAATTCTGTTGTACCTAACTCAGGCCTGAACAGACAGAATTTTACCCTGTCAAGTACTTTCGATCCGGTTAAAAACCTGGTTGTGGATGCGCGTTTTAACTATATTTTAGAGCAAGCTAAAAACCGTCCAATGGTTTCGGATGGTGCTGGTAATGCCAATTACAACGCTGCTTTTTTACCAACCAGTATAAATATTAATGATTTAAAACCATGGAAAAACGATAAAGGAAACGAAATCCTTTATAATACAGGTAATCCTTACGCAACTAATCCCTGGTTTGCAGCTTACGAATTTATCCATAACACCAAAAAAGAACGTTTACTAAGTTCGGCCAATGCAAAATATACTTTCGATAATGGATTATTTTTGCAGGCAAGAGCTGGTAGAGATGCGTATAACGAGACCTATTTGGGCGTAACACCTTCCGGAACGGCTTACGATCTGGATGGAGGTTACACTGAACAGTTAACAAATTTTTCTGATATCAATGTGGATGGTTTAATCGGTAAATCTTTCAAAATAGACGATTTTTCGATTACGCCAAATATCGGCGCTAGTTATCGCCGCACCAAATTAACGCAAACTACTAACCAGGGCGGTTCCTTCCAGATACCTGGAATCTATACCCTATCCAATACCGGCGGGAAAACGGTTAGCGTTACCCAAAGCGATCAGGAAACACAATCCATTTATGGTACTTTAGAATTTACTTATAAAGATATCTTTTACTTAACGGGAAGTGGAAGAAGCGACTGGTTTTCTACTTTAGCAACACCAGGAAAAGATAATAAACTAAGCGTATTTTATCCCGCCATTAGCGGTTCGTTCGTTTTTTCCGAACTATGGAAGCCATCTTTCTTAAGCTTCGGTAAATTAAGGGCAGGATACGCTGTAGTGGGGCAAGGAGCCTTACCGTTTAAAACGCAATTGTATTATAACCTGCGCAGCGAAACGGTTAACGGAAGTCCGATTGGGAATATCGTAAATTCATCTATCCCAAATGCATCATTATTTGCTTCGAAAGCGAAAGAGCTCGAAATTGGTACTGAGATGCGCTTCTTTGGCGATAGATTAAATCTTGATCTGACCTGGTATAACAAAAAATCGAGTGATGAAATTCTGGATGTACCTACTTCAACTACCACTGGTTACAATGGTGCCACTTTAAATATCGGCGAATTACAAAACAAGGGTGTCGAAGCATTAATCTCTGGCGTGGTGCTAAAAAATAAAGATTTCAGCTGGACATCAAGCGTAAACGGATCGTACAACGATAATAAGGTAATTACGCTGGCACCAGGTACCGCTTCTCAGCTACTGGCCACTTCAAGAAGTAATGTTGGTTTTTTACAAAACATAGCAGGCTTGCCAGTTGGACAGGTAATGGCTTACGATTTTAAATACGATGCCAGCGGAAATATTGTTAAGGATACCAACGGAGCGCCAGAAAGAGGCGAATTAAAAGCTTACGGTTCTGCCTATGGGAAATGGGGTGCAGGCTGGAATAACGAATTTAGCTATAAAGGTGTTAACCTATCTTTCTTAATTGATGGTAAATGGGGTGGAAAAATTTTCTCGGCAACCGATTACTACGGTTATGTTTTCGGACTTCACCAGGCTACTTTAGAAAACCGCGATGCATTGGGTATAAATGCAGCCAATTATTATACCACCTATGCCAACAACGTATCAAAACAATTTGTTCAGGATGCCAGCTTTGTCAAATTCAGACAGGTGATATTGGGATATAATTTCCCGGCAAAAATGTTCAACAATAAGATTAAAGGTCTCAATTTAAGTTTTGTTGGGCGTAACTTATTCATTATCATGAAAAAGACGGATAATATCGATCCCGAATCGAGTTATAATGCCACTTTTCCCGGTATGGAGTTAGGCGGTGTGCCGCCTGTGCGCACCTATGGTTTAAATTTAAGTGTTAAGTTATAA